In the Carcharodon carcharias isolate sCarCar2 chromosome 8, sCarCar2.pri, whole genome shotgun sequence genome, aaagctgtctgatacctaGAAGGCCCCAGGTGGTATGAATTCTCCGGGGTCatggaaaacaacactgagtcctgaactgaaccCTCTTATTTCAGTCAATctagctctgaagcgaaatgaagatgtcctgctcacacaagcaaccagcagcaagttatatcCTAACCTTCAAACTACTCGCATTTACAAGCCCACTGATCCCTCTTATCCTACCCGTGGgcgaggtttttgaaattgtggcctgcccatgtgacagcctgaaaatcgcacgggctatGTAAAGTCCGAGAGAATTGTTGCCTCAAGCactttaactggccacttaattaatggtgggtgcaccTCCGTCTTCATCCTGCGCCCGCCTACTGAAATATCGCAAGAGTGCGTGTTGACGTAGGCAGCTCGGCCAATGACAACGTGTTTTATTTCACGCTCGGGCATGTCAGGCTGGTGCCGCACACCGAGCTAAACATTCTGGCCTGTATGACTTTTATGTCATAAAATTTTGCCAGGTCATCCATCGCACATTACTGCTGGCTCATGCCAAGCATTCACTTAACCTTACAGTGCTTCATTTCTGGCCATGCATACCCATAATGCACCCATTTGAGACCAAACTTCCAATTGAAAGTCTTAGCATGCTCACATATTCAAGGATGGTAACATTGGGAGCAGCCAATCTGTTTGTGGTGCATTATGATCGCTTTGCCAAACCTCCTTTCATTTTGCACTACTTAAAACATGAAATACGCTTCCAAAGAACTTCAGACAATTATAATACGTGTTTCTATCTGCATAAAAGATCTGTCTTAAAATAGGTTTTAAGTTAGGTGTTGAGTGTCACATTTGTGTGATCTTTGATGGAAATTACATTACTGATTTGCCACCCAGTCATGTTTGAGTTATTTGGCACATTTCATGTTATGTAAATTCCGTACCCAATGCCTATACATCATGTGTCCCTTATAATTTGCATAAATATTGCATATATTTGCATatatctttcactcatcaggacaagggcaagaatgccaaatttcaaatgatcacagcaatctatactacaggagaaaaggatatTGATACCTTGCACATCTTTTGACTTATCAGGGAGCTTGGGAAGCTTATAGTTTCCTCAGCCAATAGgagtcaacttgccaatcaaTTAGCACtctttctcctgtggtataaattgttgtgatcttgTGTTTGTCTTGATGAGTACAAGATAAAAAGTTTTggtaacatgtctctcttttcagcatcaagttctgtactacccaaTTATTGTTAATTCATTGTACTTACAGCAGTTTTGCTTAATTTTATGCTTACTATAATTAATTATGTTTTTTTCCAGAATTCTGAATGActtgagagttagtgagagaagTTACTGAAGTACCCGGATCGGATCACAGTTATAGAATCACCTTTTTCTACTGGCAACATTTTTCATTAAAATAAGATTAGAGATATGTTAAGTTGAAACTTTTTAAAGGACATTATATAACATATTTATATAGGACTGAGAAAATGAATTGTTTCGATGAAGTACTTCCATTTGTAGAAAATCCCCCAGCATATAATCGAAGAGATGAGCCAGAAGTTGGTTCCAAATTTATTTCTGAAGTATGGTCCAATAACCTCTCGAATAACTCAAATACAGACTTAAGTTTTATTTCAGAAAACACAACAAGAACAGAGTCTTTTAATCAAGTTTTGACAGAGAGCTGCAACCTACCTAAAGTAAACACAATTCCCATTGGACATTCGACAGATCCTGATTCTATAAATAATGACCAGCTACCCGAGCATGGTGACTTCATATCCACAGTAAAAATGTTATCAGGATCACCTTTGTTTTCCAAAGCCGATGATGCTCCTTGTGATTCTTCTGGTTCCTATCATACAGCTATATGCTCTGAGAGCCTAGAAAATCTCAGTGACTGTAGTGGAACATTTGAGGAAATTGAAGAACTTCCTATAGACAATGATGAAAATCAAGATGTTTCTGAAAGTGGCAGGTCCCAGATTTTAGCTGATTCACAGAAAGAACAAAACAGTGACCTTTTAAATAGATCTAAAAATGAGAACAGTTTAAATGTTTGTTCAATGGCACTTCAGTCCTATCATTGTGAAGGGCAAGAGCAAATATTTGTGAATACGCATAAAACTGAGTTGTGTGGACTAAATGCTAAGGAGGAAGCCTGTGAATTAAATGGACAGCTGAAGCTTTGTAGATTAGAAAGCAAGAATGAGCCTGATGTTAACTCTCATCACAAAAAGGATAAGAGGGCAATTGTAACAAGTGTCGATGAAAAGAAACCCTTCGAGTATGAAACTACCTCTGGCCCTCAGGAAGATAAAAGTGTTTGCTGCAGTGTTGTGGTATCTGATGATACTTTATTAACTACAAATAGAAAATCATGTACCCAGGAGATAGCCAGCAAATCAACTGAATATGATCTATCAGTTAGGGGCACAGATATCAAGAACTGTAAAGGAAATGGAGACCAACAGGTTCAATTGTCAATCACAGCCCAGAATAGCAAAACTGGAGAGGGAAGTAGCACAGTGCAGCTCACCAAAATTCAGAAGACTGGAGTAAGTAGACATGAATCCCCAGGCTGTAACCTACAGCCTGGTTTCAATGAGCCTGAAGAAATGTTTCAAATAGATACGTTTGAAAATggtttcaaaaataattcatgtCTTAATGGCAAAATATATGCTGATTGTGTGAGTGAAACATCCAGCGCAGCAAGTGAGTTAGATGAGACTGATTACGAGGTTCAAAAGTTAACTGCTTTGGCCTTTCGAAGTTTGTCCTGTCTGAATGATGATTACCTTGACATTTATAATTCTAGAGCATTCATTGATTTTTCATCACCTTTGTCAGAGGAAATCCACAAAACAAACAGATTGTCAACTTGTATTGGGTTAGACTATACTGGTGTATTTGACAGTAATGAGTGCTCAGATTCCAGCAACACAGCTTGTGCTTTACATGCTGAAGCTGAAGAAGGCAACATGGTGTTACTTGATGATTCACTTGACAGAGTACAGTGTGAATGTGTTGACGTAGTTGTGGAAACTCAAGACAAAAGTAAAGATTTTAGAACAAGCAGAACAGTCCCAAAACGACAAATTGAACTTAGAAAACGACAGAGAAGTGAATTAAAAGTCTTTACTTCAAGAGGTGCTATTAATTCCTGTGTCTGTGTTGATCCAGCAGTTGAAACTGAGAATAACGAGGAAACTTCAGAACATTTGCAAAACTGTGAAAATATGCCCCATGTAGAAAATGCAAATATGAAAGATGAAGACAGTATTGATAAACAACTACAAAGAGCAACATCCACAGATGGACCTTTGACAAAGAACAAATTTGCATCCTACCTTCTCACAAACGTGATATCCAAGAAAATGCAGTTTGAGCAAGGTCTCAAAATGGAACAAGAATTAGATAAGAATACAAACTCTGCTATCTCCCCAACCTTTGTGAAAAAGGAGGATTTTGACGTTCCTACCATAGTTTCACAACAAATTCAGCTTGAAGGTTCTACTTCAAAATCTGAACCTGTCAACTTCACCCAAGGCAATTTCGGAAAGAACAGCTGTGAATTAAATGATACAAATATTGAGGAAAATAGAAATGTGGGACAAAAACACAGTTGTTTGGAGTGTGAAGGTGGTTTAAATTGGGATGGGAAGAAGAACACAAACACCCTCAATTGCTGTGGAACCAATGTATCTAGAAATTGGAGTGAAAGTAATACCGACAGCCAAAATGAACCTATGGCAGACACAACATTTGAATTGAATCCTGAGAAACCATGTCCCATGTTACATGACCTTAGTACTAATGCATCCAAGCAGGAGAAGAATATGAATGCACCACGTGTTTCAGAGGGTAAACATACAGATTACATCTCACAGGCTACTGAAGAAAAAATGACATTAAATGACAGAATGCAAAGTGAACAGACACCATATGAAGATAGAACAAGTGACATTCAGTCAGGTAACATCTCATGCAAAATCAATGCACCAAGTAATATTCTTGTGTTAAAATCTCCAGAGATGCTTCACAACTCTCAATTAACAAATGTGAAACAAACTATCCCATTTTGTATTgccaaagaaatttctcctactATGGATTCTAACACTCATGGCCTTGACCTTTTGCATCAGGTTCTCCCTACTTCATTTAAATTAGAATCTAAACTGGAGCAAGAAAAAGTTTCACAGCCTAATATAAAAGACAACATAACcataaaaaacaaaacaaaagacCTTCCTTATCATGTCAGGGATGTGAGAAAACTGGTTCAAAATACTTGTAGTGCTTTGACATTCTGTACTGCCAAGGCTAAATCTGATGTACCAGAGGAAGTTCACAGTCCTTCGAGTTTCGAGCAATCATTTTCAGAAACACAGCACAAACCATCACCAATTTTCATTCAATGTCAATCAATAAGCAGGAAAGCTGCCAAAGATGATAACAGCTATTCTACAGTTGACAAGAAATATTGGACCTGTACAGGAAATTCAGATGCTTCAAGGATATTTTCCTCTGACTTCCAGCTACCTATTCCATCTAATAAACAAAAAAGCCAAGTAATTTCTGCTAAAAGGATAGGTTGTAAAAATTACTCTATAAAAGAGAATGCAAATGATCATTTGACTTGTCTCACTTGCGAAGTAACGTCTGAAAGGAAAATCCAAGCTTTATCGATTTCAAATAATCAGGAGTCTGGATTATCATTTATGAAAGTCCAACTTGGACTGGAGAATCAGAAAAACTGTTCAACTAATTTTGCGCTAAATAGTGAAATTGCTGATTTGGTTCCTGGAAAAGGTAAACAAACTAGTGAATTCCAGGTAGGATTAGAAAATATCAATACCCATTTATCAAATTCTACCACAACTACTGAAGATTCTGAAATATCAATAAGCAAATTGAAGCTAAATAGAGACATTAACCGTGAACtagaaaatgaaaatgaattttCAACAAAGTCTAATTCAAACAATGAAGATATTTCCATGGCATTTGATAAAAATGAGCCAAGAGGAGCAATTCCAGATAGAACGCAAGATAAAACCACGCTATTAAAGCATTCACCCTTAAACAGAAATATGGACCCTTCAAAAAGAAAGCATGAACCTAAAAAGGGTGTTCAAGCCAAGCTGGAAGTTCAAAATAATCAGCTAGGGATTTTTAATTATAAAAATGAGCATGTTGAGCTGTCCCATGAAAAAAACTATCCTCAAAATGATATTCAAGTTAATTTGAAGAATCAAAATGGACTATTCCATAATTCAGATATTAGCAACAAAGACTTATCATGTTGGAAAGGTGACCCAAATAATGATATTAAAATGAGATTGGAAAATCAAAATAAATGTTTAAGGATATCAACTTCAAATGATAAAGAAACTCAAACACTACCAAGAAAAGGTAAACATAAGAAAGAAATTCAATTTAGATtggaaaaacaaaataaaatgtcaGAAACCTTAACATTAGACAATGAAGAGGCCATACTGTCATGTGAAAAGCATGAGCTGGAAAGCGAACTTCAAGTCAGTTTGGAAGCTCAGAACAAATTGTTTGAAAATTCTACTCTTAATGTAGAAAGTACCAATTTGTTGCTTGATGATTCTAAAGGCCGGATAAAACTTGACCAGGATAATCATTCTGCATTGGTTTTGAAAACTGAAGATAATAATATATTACCGGACGTAAATAAGCATAAAAATGAGATGCAAATAGGGCTGCAAGATGAAGCTAAACCTTTGTATGATTCTAGTTCAAACAGCAAATTATCACCTATAAACTGTAATCTTAAAGGAGAGATCCATGAGGTAATGGAAGACCAAAACAATCTGTTAAGTCATTGCACGCAGAACAAGAACAAGAACAAGGAAGAATTTAAAATTGAACATAACAGCCAAAAAGACACAGGCAAAGTTGAAATTATACCAACAACAGAAAAAGTTGGTTTAACATTCATAAGCAAATTACTGCCATTCAAAGATAACAATACAATTTCAATGGTTTCTGAGGAAGAAAGAAAAAGTGCTACTGAAGATTGTTCAGAATCCAGGAATAGTGAAGTTGTAGATGAGCAGCTTTCATCTGTGCAGGTCCAACTCCCAAATGACACCAATTTAATACCAGTCAATACCAGAGAAAAAAGTGCTGTTTCTGTGGAATCATCAAATTGTCCAGAAACTATTAAcatttcatcaaaaaactcaCTTCAAGAAACTGAAACCCATGGTGATGTTCATGGCAAATCAACGTTTTCATCTGACATTCACAATGCGACAGTTAATAACCTGATGGCTTCACAGCCTACTTTGACCTTCACAAATTTTAATGTGAAATTGCTTGATTCTATGAAACCTGACGTTAAATTATCCACCAAGTCAATAGGTGACCAAGCCAAGCAACAGCCCTTAGAAATGAAAACAGTGGCAATGTGCAAAGCAAGCACTCAAGAAGAAGCATCTGTAACATCAGACCGAGTAAATTATCTGACCATTCCTACTAAAGAGCACAAGCCAGAGGCATCTCCTCAAATACAAATTCCTGCTTCTCTTCAACCTGTTATTCCTAAACCAGGTCATTGTTCAACAACAGCTAGCCCTCACCAACAAAATTGGGAAATCCTGGATCCTGATAAACAGGAACAACAGGCATTTCCTTCAACTGGACAAACCCCAAATGTTGTGGAAAAGTGTTACATGGTCCCCCAATCTCCCCACTTTATAGCCAATCCCCAATTCCCTTGCTTTCAGTACTCTCTAGTGGACAAAAAAATGCTTATTGATCCAGAGACTGGAAAACATTACTTTGTTGAAGCATCAGTACAATCCCCACGTAAAATGTTGCTAGACCCAGAAACAGGTTGCTATGTTGAAATAATAATACCTGAGCAAACATATTGTGCAGCACCATTCTCCCCATATGTTCTATATCCAAATGCTTTGAGGCCCTCATACATACCCAGAATGCAATATTCCAACTTACTTCCGCCACCTTTGGTCACATACTCTGACCCATCTCCTGAGCCCCCTGAAGCACAAATGCAATCAAATCTAAATGGcacaatagaaaagcaaaatcaCAAAAATAATACACAAAAGAATCAATTAGCTGGATCTAATTACATGGAAAGTGCATATTATATTCCGACAGGTGTGTCTACAAATCCTAATCCAGCACAGACCTCTATGGAAGTGATATGCACATGCTCAAAGCCTTGTGTAGAAGTTAAAAACAACTCAACAGTCATTTTGTCACCCCAGCAAATTTAAGGGAAGAACAACCTGCTGGCTTTACTATGGAACGGAAGTCAGAAAATTCTGCATCAAAGTGAACAAAACAATAACTTGAAAGGGCATGgattctctctacagatgttcaTTGACTTCttgtgcattttctgttttttttaaacttacaagATGCTTAACAATTTTTGAAATCTTTCTTAACATTTCCCTAAGTAGTAGCCATACtcataaattaaataaagaaattaTGTTTCACCTATTATTTTTGACGgcaatatattttaaaagaattggtattcttgcaattgtcctgatgagttcaagacgaaaagacaaaaagctttgacaaaatgcatttttcagcaatactcaggtttGCTAATTGTTATCCATAAAAACATTGGAACTTAACACTGTAGTTCTTAAATAATGCGTAATTGTGACAGAATAATAAATATCTTCTGTTTGCAGAAACACTAGGCCCGATTTTGACCCTGCCCATTTGGGGCAGGCAAGTTATCAAAATGGTGACTGGTCTCTACCAGCTAAATTCTCAGTGCATTTGTGTATGCCACCATTTTAACTGTGCTGTTTCTGTTTTGGGGAAGACACCCACCAAAGGCAGGTGTGGGTCACATCGATGTTTAAATATCGGGGTCCAATGATGAGGCTTGCATACTGCTTCGACTTTAACTGCCAGTCATGGAAGTGATGTTCAGTGCTGAGGTCAACAGTAAAACCCGGCAGGGGACAGGATTAACTCCAGAAAAGGCCAAAATCACTTTTCTAAGGTTTCCTAGTGGACCAggaggaacagcagtgagagaaTTTGGCaccaaagaaacaaaaaaaacctCATAAAGAAACCCTACCTCTGGATCCTCTTGGATAACTCATTTAATGCTCAATTCTGTTCCGCCAGGTTCCTATCTATGACCTCCCACCCAATGCCCAGCTTGTCACTCCCATGGGATCTCCTTTCCTCACCTGACAGCCTCACTCTTGCTGGGATACAGCTCTGCAGGCACCAGACATTCTCCCAAATTTCGCTTAAGTAGCCATTCTTCCTATGTGAGACTGGGCAGTGAGTTTCAGCATGTTTTACCTAGAGGAGTGTTATAGGCAAACTTGGTCCTGCTGTCACTTGATGTGCATACAAGCACATTTTCCAACAGGTGTCACAGGGCAGCAGCCAGGAGTGGAAAGCCAATGGCACTAAAACCAAATACTATCCTATTGAGGAGTTAAGACAAACTTCAATATCAAATCTGCACAAAATCTAGCTTCTGACAAATTCCTCTTCATTGTCCTCAATAGAGATGGTAACTTTAAATTCAGTGGAGTAAATTTTTGTCTCCATCACCTGGGAGGTGAATGGAATAATGACACAATCTTTACAAAATCTCACTCATTCCTACTGGCGCTTACAATATAACATATAAATGTATGCATGCCTGCTTAAACACATTCACCTTCCAGTTGCAATTCAATATAATTGGAATGAATTTGAATTTTGATTGTAGATTCATTAACAATCCTTAAATGCTTTTCTACTGTAGATCTCTTTGCCTCCAGTGTATTCCATCAGTTTCCAAGCTTTTCAAAGTCCAAGGTTAGAAACTGGGCCTCATTGCACCCATAGTACATGTGTAAAACATGCACAATGAGGTTTGGTGTTGACCAACATCTTGGACCCTACGAAGGTCTGAAAGATGAATTATCCAGTGTTAGGTTGGACCATTTCTTGGATGTAAAACAGGTATTAGGTCTCTTACATATGTAAATGAAGGATCTAATGCCTGTTTTAGGTCTCCTCTCCTAAATTGCTTTGCAATGAGCATTACAGGCATCAGGCCTGTTCCACTCATGATTCTTCAGCATCTGTCACCAGAAGGCACATTTTATTGTTTCTTAAAACCCTTCTGTCAACCAAGGACTTTGTGGCTCTATTAGAACTGCTGTTGTCCCATGATCAACCCCGTCTTCCTTTTCCATCTCTCCTGGACTTGGCTGAGGGTCACTGCTGACCAGGTAGGGAATTGGACACAGCAGGGGGATGAACTGCCTTTAGAAGTACAACAGGTGTCAGCAGGCCacccaaattttaaaaaaatgaagctgATGCCCAATTTCAGGTAAGTCTCAGAGCCCCGAAACCACCCCCACCCTTCTCCCCTTCCACgtcctcccttctccccctcccctttctccaGTTGGGGCTCTTTCTGTGCATACCAGAAATCAAGCTGTAATCTATTTCCAACCTCAATACCTTTGTGCCATTGCCCTTATTGTGTATTCTTACATTAACTACTTTTGATTACTAAATCCTAAATAATCCTATGCTTCTAATTTACTACTTTCATCACAGTGAAGTCATTGCTAAACAGTGTTGGCTATTCAACAAACTGGATAAAGAAGCATTAATTTAAGAATTATGCACCACACCTTAGTTTTACCTTCCTGTTTCCTCAGTCAATTTCCAGGTGGTTGAAATCCACCACAATTAATGCCCCAGACTTTTTGAAGATCTCCTTTATCTATTAAAATGCTCTCTTGTCTTCCCTTCAGGAAGCGTTCTCAGCTGTCACACAAACTTCTGCATTTTCTGCACCTGAAATGGAAGAGAGGGACAAGGATTAGCTTTTAGTGCCAAAGGTAAGCAGGGAAAGATAACTGGCTGCTGAAAGAAGCTGCAATGTGTTgtgcagagtgagtgagataggaGGAAAAAAGGGAAAGAGAGGAAGGTATAAAGAAACCCTGTGTCATAGGCATCAGACTCTCCCTACACATTAGCTGCAGAGTCCTGACTTCCAGTGGCAACAAGATTTGTAGGACCCTTGGCATTTTCCGGTAGCTACCTGCAAAAAAGAAGGGTGTGGGTTAGTGATAGACTTGTGAATTATTTTGAGATGGTGGTTGTCAGGGTTGAATAGCATGGGTGTTATGTGCAAATTGAGAGATATGAGGAGATAAGAGTTCTAATAGTGCTAAAAATAGAGGAACCAAGTTGTGAGtaggaggagaaggaggtggagtgaagtttGGTACAGCTGATAGCAAGAGAGTATAAGGAAGTGGGAGTGTAATATGTTGTGAGTAGTGGGTGTGCCAGTGTGAGCAGAGAGTAATTAAATCGAGAGTTAGAATTCCTGTCTTGATACATGTCATGGGTTCTGCCATTGATCTCCTGAACCTCCTCTTCTCAGTATTGATGCATGTGTTTCTGCACCCCAGCACagttgttggggttggggtggggtggtggggtgg is a window encoding:
- the si:ch73-43g23.1 gene encoding uncharacterized protein si:ch73-43g23.1 — translated: MNCFDEVLPFVENPPAYNRRDEPEVGSKFISEVWSNNLSNNSNTDLSFISENTTRTESFNQVLTESCNLPKVNTIPIGHSTDPDSINNDQLPEHGDFISTVKMLSGSPLFSKADDAPCDSSGSYHTAICSESLENLSDCSGTFEEIEELPIDNDENQDVSESGRSQILADSQKEQNSDLLNRSKNENSLNVCSMALQSYHCEGQEQIFVNTHKTELCGLNAKEEACELNGQLKLCRLESKNEPDVNSHHKKDKRAIVTSVDEKKPFEYETTSGPQEDKSVCCSVVVSDDTLLTTNRKSCTQEIASKSTEYDLSVRGTDIKNCKGNGDQQVQLSITAQNSKTGEGSSTVQLTKIQKTGVSRHESPGCNLQPGFNEPEEMFQIDTFENGFKNNSCLNGKIYADCVSETSSAASELDETDYEVQKLTALAFRSLSCLNDDYLDIYNSRAFIDFSSPLSEEIHKTNRLSTCIGLDYTGVFDSNECSDSSNTACALHAEAEEGNMVLLDDSLDRVQCECVDVVVETQDKSKDFRTSRTVPKRQIELRKRQRSELKVFTSRGAINSCVCVDPAVETENNEETSEHLQNCENMPHVENANMKDEDSIDKQLQRATSTDGPLTKNKFASYLLTNVISKKMQFEQGLKMEQELDKNTNSAISPTFVKKEDFDVPTIVSQQIQLEGSTSKSEPVNFTQGNFGKNSCELNDTNIEENRNVGQKHSCLECEGGLNWDGKKNTNTLNCCGTNVSRNWSESNTDSQNEPMADTTFELNPEKPCPMLHDLSTNASKQEKNMNAPRVSEGKHTDYISQATEEKMTLNDRMQSEQTPYEDRTSDIQSGNISCKINAPSNILVLKSPEMLHNSQLTNVKQTIPFCIAKEISPTMDSNTHGLDLLHQVLPTSFKLESKLEQEKVSQPNIKDNITIKNKTKDLPYHVRDVRKLVQNTCSALTFCTAKAKSDVPEEVHSPSSFEQSFSETQHKPSPIFIQCQSISRKAAKDDNSYSTVDKKYWTCTGNSDASRIFSSDFQLPIPSNKQKSQVISAKRIGCKNYSIKENANDHLTCLTCEVTSERKIQALSISNNQESGLSFMKVQLGLENQKNCSTNFALNSEIADLVPGKGKQTSEFQVGLENINTHLSNSTTTTEDSEISISKLKLNRDINRELENENEFSTKSNSNNEDISMAFDKNEPRGAIPDRTQDKTTLLKHSPLNRNMDPSKRKHEPKKGVQAKLEVQNNQLGIFNYKNEHVELSHEKNYPQNDIQVNLKNQNGLFHNSDISNKDLSCWKGDPNNDIKMRLENQNKCLRISTSNDKETQTLPRKGKHKKEIQFRLEKQNKMSETLTLDNEEAILSCEKHELESELQVSLEAQNKLFENSTLNVESTNLLLDDSKGRIKLDQDNHSALVLKTEDNNILPDVNKHKNEMQIGLQDEAKPLYDSSSNSKLSPINCNLKGEIHEVMEDQNNLLSHCTQNKNKNKEEFKIEHNSQKDTGKVEIIPTTEKVGLTFISKLLPFKDNNTISMVSEEERKSATEDCSESRNSEVVDEQLSSVQVQLPNDTNLIPVNTREKSAVSVESSNCPETINISSKNSLQETETHGDVHGKSTFSSDIHNATVNNLMASQPTLTFTNFNVKLLDSMKPDVKLSTKSIGDQAKQQPLEMKTVAMCKASTQEEASVTSDRVNYLTIPTKEHKPEASPQIQIPASLQPVIPKPGHCSTTASPHQQNWEILDPDKQEQQAFPSTGQTPNVVEKCYMVPQSPHFIANPQFPCFQYSLVDKKMLIDPETGKHYFVEASVQSPRKMLLDPETGCYVEIIIPEQTYCAAPFSPYVLYPNALRPSYIPRMQYSNLLPPPLVTYSDPSPEPPEAQMQSNLNGTIEKQNHKNNTQKNQLAGSNYMESAYYIPTGVSTNPNPAQTSMEVICTCSKPCVEVKNNSTVILSPQQI